One stretch of Tepidibacter hydrothermalis DNA includes these proteins:
- a CDS encoding GNAT family N-acetyltransferase has translation MNWVLKKFEELNIEELYKILQVRSEVFVLEQECLYQDCDGKDEISYHLFLEHDGEVLCYLRIIPRGISYDEMSIGRVLVSKNRRKKGLAREMMVIAIDFIERKLNEKSIRISGQKYLVDFYKQLGFKEVSDVYLEDGIEHVEMLYSK, from the coding sequence GTGAATTGGGTATTGAAGAAATTTGAGGAATTAAATATAGAAGAGTTATATAAAATTTTACAAGTGAGAAGTGAAGTTTTTGTATTGGAACAAGAATGTCTTTACCAGGATTGCGATGGAAAAGATGAAATATCATATCATTTATTTTTAGAACATGATGGAGAAGTACTTTGCTATTTAAGAATAATACCTAGGGGAATATCGTATGATGAGATGTCTATAGGCAGAGTTTTAGTATCTAAGAATAGGCGAAAAAAAGGTCTAGCTAGAGAAATGATGGTAATAGCCATTGATTTTATAGAGAGAAAATTAAATGAAAAATCAATAAGGATATCTGGACAAAAGTATTTGGTTGATTTTTATAAACAGTTAGGATTTAAAGAAGTATCGGATGTTTATTTAGAAGATGGAATTGAACATGTAGAGATGCTTTATAGTAAATAG
- a CDS encoding PucR family transcriptional regulator, with the protein MGVKVREIIKLDNFKKFRLIAGASGIDNDIDKVGILEYEVMDDFEGLFNRGDFVITSFFFAKDDINLVKKSIDLLVESFVGALAIKNVYYDNLPDEIIDYANENALPIFVFDKDIMFEDVITDIMDCIRNKDNHRLIESKIDVIINSDLSKGVIRQLALEINSCFNENVVISYCRPRKYLSEENIIDIVENIKRFNNIDIGVSILKYKMGILVIYSYEKDVKTRLYDYLNCVNLNKNNYYIGISNNHSLKYINTAIQESLYCMKYNVTEKDEKIYYRDIGIYKMIMPFIDTVWAKNFYEDIINPLKDYDVRFNSNILDTAIKYIECDCNIKQTSDSMFQHGNTIRYRINKMKEILKMDNLEASFNEQLSIAIKIYKILENDS; encoded by the coding sequence ATGGGAGTTAAAGTAAGAGAAATAATTAAACTTGATAATTTTAAAAAATTCAGGCTTATAGCTGGAGCTAGTGGTATTGATAATGATATAGATAAGGTTGGAATATTAGAATATGAGGTTATGGATGATTTTGAGGGGCTATTTAATAGAGGAGACTTTGTTATTACTAGTTTTTTCTTTGCAAAAGATGATATAAATCTTGTTAAAAAATCTATAGATTTATTAGTTGAAAGTTTTGTTGGTGCTTTGGCTATAAAGAATGTATATTATGATAATTTGCCTGATGAAATAATAGATTATGCCAATGAAAATGCATTGCCAATATTCGTATTCGACAAGGATATTATGTTTGAGGATGTAATAACTGACATTATGGACTGTATAAGAAACAAAGATAATCATAGATTGATTGAAAGTAAGATTGATGTAATAATAAATTCGGATTTAAGTAAAGGAGTAATAAGGCAGCTAGCTCTTGAAATAAATAGTTGTTTTAATGAAAATGTAGTTATATCATATTGTAGACCAAGGAAATATTTAAGTGAAGAAAATATTATAGATATAGTAGAAAATATTAAAAGATTTAACAATATAGATATAGGCGTATCTATTTTAAAATACAAGATGGGCATACTTGTCATTTATAGTTATGAGAAAGATGTCAAAACTAGATTATATGATTATTTAAATTGTGTTAATTTAAATAAAAATAATTATTATATAGGAATTAGCAATAATCATTCTTTAAAATATATAAATACTGCTATACAAGAAAGTTTATATTGCATGAAGTATAATGTAACTGAAAAAGATGAAAAAATTTATTATAGAGATATAGGAATATATAAGATGATAATGCCTTTTATAGATACTGTATGGGCAAAAAATTTCTATGAGGATATAATAAATCCTTTGAAAGATTATGATGTGAGATTTAACTCCAATATTTTAGATACTGCAATAAAATATATAGAGTGTGACTGTAATATAAAGCAAACATCAGATTCTATGTTTCAGCACGGAAATACGATAAGATACAGAATAAATAAAATGAAAGAAATATTGAAAATGGATAATTTAGAGGCAAGCTTCAACGAACAATTATCTATTGCAATAAAGATATATAAGATATTAGAAAATGATTCATAA
- a CDS encoding ornithine cyclodeaminase family protein, which yields MFKVRVLNEEVIKQVIDMKQVVGAIEEVYRLKSNEKTEVFDMVFHEFERGVADMDIKSGHLKGEDIFGLKVVSWFKDNEDKKLPMLIGTTMVFDSKTGMPIGMLNAEYITGMRTGAAGAIGAKYLARENSADLLMVGAGHQATFQIAATLISMQNIKNVRIYDPIDSNNAKKLAESMKELLKDKFLSKYENTDLYDEISKKFNVNFEGVDDLEKAVKISDVIITATPSRKPLIKKEWVKKGTHFSCVGSDMNGKQEIDENILACARVYVDDMNQALDVGEIEIGIKNKTISKEDIICEIGDVIVGKEKGRLSEDDITVYDTTGIALQDLMTSKIVLDAAKEKNLGVVVDL from the coding sequence ATGTTTAAGGTTAGAGTTTTAAATGAAGAGGTTATAAAGCAAGTTATAGATATGAAGCAGGTTGTTGGGGCTATAGAAGAGGTTTATAGATTGAAATCAAATGAAAAGACCGAAGTATTTGATATGGTATTTCATGAGTTTGAAAGAGGTGTTGCTGATATGGATATTAAATCAGGACATCTTAAAGGAGAAGATATATTCGGTCTTAAAGTGGTTTCTTGGTTTAAGGATAATGAAGATAAGAAGTTACCAATGTTAATTGGAACTACTATGGTGTTTGATAGTAAAACAGGAATGCCTATAGGAATGTTAAACGCTGAGTATATAACAGGAATGAGAACTGGAGCTGCTGGGGCTATAGGAGCTAAGTACTTAGCAAGAGAAAATTCTGCTGATTTATTAATGGTTGGAGCAGGTCATCAGGCTACTTTCCAAATAGCTGCAACATTGATAAGTATGCAAAATATAAAAAATGTTAGAATATATGATCCTATTGATTCGAACAATGCAAAGAAGCTTGCTGAATCTATGAAAGAATTATTAAAGGATAAGTTTTTATCTAAGTATGAAAATACAGATTTATATGATGAGATATCTAAGAAGTTCAATGTAAATTTTGAAGGTGTAGATGATTTAGAAAAAGCAGTTAAGATAAGTGATGTAATAATAACTGCAACACCATCTAGAAAACCACTTATTAAGAAAGAATGGGTTAAGAAAGGAACTCATTTTAGTTGTGTAGGATCTGACATGAATGGAAAACAGGAAATAGATGAAAATATATTGGCTTGTGCTAGAGTTTATGTAGATGATATGAATCAAGCCCTTGATGTAGGAGAAATTGAGATTGGAATTAAAAATAAAACTATAAGTAAAGAAGATATAATTTGTGAAATAGGTGATGTAATAGTAGGTAAGGAAAAAGGAAGATTGAGTGAAGATGATATAACTGTTTATGATACTACAGGTATAGCACTACAAGATCTTATGACATCTAAAATTGTATTAGATGCTGCAAAAGAGAAAAATTTAGGTGTGGTAGTAGATTTATAG
- a CDS encoding aminotransferase, whose amino-acid sequence MKIKDFGVEIWMGLYENDCDYNLAETCVESLTVNQLLDYSGNKDALLDEIYNMKLTYGEIEGSVKLRNEISSLYEKIDVENITVTHGAIGANSLSIETLVEPGDTVISVLPTYQQHYSIPESIGANVKILKLRPENEFLPDLEELKSYIDDKTKLICINNPNNPTGALMDEEFLKKIVDIAKECDAYVLCDEVYRGLNHKGENFTKSIVDLYEKGISTGSMSKTFSLAGLRIGWVAGPKDFIKRVNKRRDYNTISCGMIDDRLSVVALENKDKIVKRNLEIVRGNVELVDEWVKNEPLINYIKPKAGTTAFLKYNFDMKSEELCLRLLKEKSVMLVPGSSLDMEGYVRLGFANSPEIIKVGLEKISEFLKELDVVKSNV is encoded by the coding sequence ATGAAGATTAAAGATTTTGGTGTTGAGATTTGGATGGGACTTTATGAAAATGATTGTGATTATAACTTAGCTGAAACTTGTGTTGAGTCATTAACTGTAAATCAATTATTAGATTATAGTGGAAATAAAGACGCTTTATTAGATGAAATATATAATATGAAATTAACTTATGGAGAAATTGAGGGGTCAGTTAAACTTAGAAATGAGATTTCATCTCTTTATGAAAAAATTGATGTAGAGAATATAACTGTAACTCATGGAGCAATAGGTGCAAATTCACTTAGTATTGAAACTTTGGTTGAGCCTGGAGATACTGTTATATCGGTGTTACCTACTTATCAACAGCATTATTCTATTCCAGAATCAATCGGTGCTAACGTTAAAATATTAAAGCTAAGACCTGAGAATGAGTTTTTACCTGATTTAGAAGAACTCAAATCTTACATAGATGATAAAACTAAGCTAATATGTATAAATAATCCTAATAATCCAACTGGAGCTTTAATGGATGAGGAATTTTTAAAGAAGATAGTTGATATAGCTAAAGAATGTGATGCGTATGTTCTTTGTGATGAAGTATATAGAGGATTAAATCACAAGGGAGAAAATTTTACAAAGTCTATAGTTGATTTGTATGAAAAAGGAATATCTACTGGTAGTATGTCTAAAACGTTCTCTTTAGCAGGACTTAGAATTGGATGGGTAGCAGGCCCTAAGGATTTTATAAAAAGAGTTAATAAGAGAAGAGATTATAATACTATAAGCTGTGGAATGATAGATGATAGACTTTCGGTTGTTGCACTTGAGAATAAGGACAAAATAGTTAAGAGAAATTTAGAGATAGTTAGAGGTAATGTAGAGCTTGTTGATGAATGGGTGAAAAATGAGCCGCTTATAAATTATATAAAGCCAAAGGCTGGAACTACAGCTTTCTTAAAATATAATTTTGATATGAAATCAGAAGAACTTTGTCTTAGATTATTAAAAGAAAAAAGTGTTATGTTAGTTCCTGGTAGCTCACTTGATATGGAAGGATATGTGAGACTTGGATTTGCTAATAGTCCTGAGATTATAAAGGTTGGACTTGAGAAGATATCTGAGTTTTTAAAAGAATTAGATGTGGTGAAGTCTAATGTTTAG
- a CDS encoding threonine ammonia-lyase, which translates to MFSYEGIENSRRRIKDKVYMTPLEQSIYLSDEDTNCYFKLESLQKSVRSFKIRGVMSKLTSLTDDQKEKGVVAVSSGNHAIALSYACGVMGIKNSLVFVPKNTPKAKIDKINYFGASVEIVGDTFDDAYEYAMAHIKENDMVYVDAFSRDEVVYCGQGTIGIEIFEQNPNIDTILVPIGGGGLITGISVAAKHINPDVKIIGLQTKACPAMVKALEDDIFYETYPSEDSVCEALIGGVGEIAFKMGRQCIDEIVEVDEEFIKKGIAHMIKKEKIVAEPSSAICVGAILQNPDIIKGKNAALVISGGNIDEQLMIDILNEY; encoded by the coding sequence ATGTTTAGTTATGAAGGTATAGAAAATAGTAGAAGAAGGATTAAAGATAAGGTATATATGACTCCTCTAGAACAATCTATATATTTAAGTGATGAAGATACTAACTGCTATTTTAAATTAGAATCACTACAAAAGAGTGTAAGAAGTTTTAAAATAAGAGGGGTTATGAGTAAGCTTACATCTTTAACTGATGATCAAAAGGAAAAGGGTGTAGTTGCTGTATCTTCCGGAAATCATGCTATAGCACTTAGTTATGCGTGTGGTGTTATGGGGATTAAGAATTCTTTAGTATTTGTTCCTAAGAATACTCCAAAGGCTAAAATAGATAAGATAAATTATTTTGGAGCAAGTGTTGAAATTGTTGGGGATACTTTTGATGATGCTTATGAGTATGCCATGGCTCACATAAAAGAAAATGACATGGTCTATGTAGATGCATTTTCAAGAGATGAAGTAGTGTATTGTGGTCAAGGAACAATAGGTATTGAGATATTTGAACAAAATCCAAATATAGATACTATATTAGTACCAATAGGCGGAGGAGGTCTTATAACAGGAATAAGTGTTGCAGCAAAACATATTAATCCAGATGTTAAGATTATTGGGCTTCAGACAAAAGCGTGTCCTGCCATGGTAAAAGCTTTAGAGGATGATATTTTTTATGAAACTTACCCAAGCGAAGACTCTGTATGTGAAGCCTTAATTGGAGGCGTTGGAGAAATTGCATTTAAAATGGGAAGACAGTGCATAGATGAAATAGTAGAGGTAGATGAAGAATTTATAAAAAAAGGTATAGCTCATATGATTAAAAAAGAAAAAATAGTAGCAGAGCCGTCTAGTGCTATATGTGTTGGAGCAATACTTCAAAACCCAGATATAATAAAGGGAAAAAATGCAGCCTTAGTTATATCTGGTGGAAATATAGATGAACAACTTATGATAGATATATTGAATGAATATTAA